One part of the Arthrobacter sp. EM1 genome encodes these proteins:
- a CDS encoding DUF2550 domain-containing protein, translating into MNDTVFPFIVLATVFALLVFALCLSGVRRITLRRTLGTVDASICTAGNGWQMGVCRYQDNDLEWFRLASLSTRPKYTFRRSSLELIARRQPSESELVEVQPGAVIVELRYEGQDVLLAMRFDAYTGLSSWLEAGPVIGVGTWR; encoded by the coding sequence ATGAACGATACCGTTTTTCCGTTCATCGTCCTGGCAACGGTCTTTGCGTTGCTGGTATTTGCACTGTGCCTTTCGGGGGTGCGCCGCATCACCCTGCGGCGCACCCTGGGCACAGTGGACGCCTCCATTTGCACGGCCGGAAACGGCTGGCAGATGGGGGTTTGTCGTTATCAGGACAACGACCTGGAGTGGTTCCGCCTTGCCTCGCTGAGCACGCGGCCCAAGTACACTTTCCGCCGGAGTTCGCTCGAGCTGATCGCCAGGCGCCAGCCCAGCGAATCCGAGCTCGTCGAAGTCCAGCCCGGGGCCGTGATTGTAGAGCTCCGGTACGAGGGGCAGGACGTCCTGCTCGCGATGCGGTTCGACGCCTACACCGGGCTGTCATCCTGGCTTGAGGCCGGGCCGGTCATCGGCGTCGGGACCTGGCGCTAG
- a CDS encoding F0F1 ATP synthase subunit epsilon, with protein MAELEVEIVAADHFVWSGAATMVKARTSDGEIGILPGHSPLLAILAEGELAIQPVSGDRISVVVDGGFFSVDNNRVVIVADNAQMGDAVTAGIR; from the coding sequence ATGGCTGAGCTTGAGGTTGAGATTGTCGCAGCGGACCACTTCGTGTGGTCCGGAGCGGCCACCATGGTCAAGGCCCGCACCAGCGATGGTGAAATCGGAATCCTGCCCGGCCACTCGCCCCTGCTGGCGATACTGGCCGAAGGTGAGCTGGCCATCCAGCCGGTCTCCGGTGACCGCATTTCTGTAGTGGTCGACGGCGGCTTCTTCTCCGTCGACAACAACCGGGTCGTCATTGTTGCTGACAACGCCCAAATGGGCGACGCGGTTACTGCGGGGATCCGCTAG
- the atpD gene encoding F0F1 ATP synthase subunit beta, with product MTATATEHVAATTGATGRIARVIGPVVDVEFPADAIPSIYNALTTEITLNGETKTITFEVALHLGDNVIRAISLQATDGLVRGTAVVDSGAPISVPVGDVVKGHIFNVLGQPLDVPESELEITERWPIHRKAPAFATLEGSTEMMETGIKVIDLLTPYIKGGKIGLFGGAGVGKTVLIQEMITRVARNFGGTSVFAGVGERTREGNDLWVEMEEAGVLKDTALVFGQMDEPPGTRLRVALSALTMAEYFRDVQNQDVLLFIDNIFRFTQAGSEVSTLLGRMPSAVGYQPNLADEMGLLQERITSTKGHSITSMQAIYVPADDYTDPAPATTFAHLDATTELSREIASRGLYPAVDPLTSTSRILDPQYIGNDHYNTAVRVKQILQKNKELQDIIAILGVDELSEEDKIVVSRARRIQQFLSQNTYTAKQFTGVEGSTVSIKDTVEGFTAICDGELDHIAEQAFFNVGGLDDVERQWAKIQEQTK from the coding sequence ATGACTGCCACAGCTACCGAACACGTAGCCGCGACGACCGGTGCTACCGGCCGTATTGCACGTGTTATTGGCCCGGTTGTCGACGTCGAATTCCCGGCTGACGCAATCCCCTCGATTTACAACGCACTCACCACTGAGATTACTCTCAACGGTGAGACCAAGACGATCACGTTTGAGGTTGCTCTGCACCTCGGCGATAACGTCATTCGCGCCATCTCGCTGCAGGCGACCGACGGACTTGTCCGCGGTACCGCTGTAGTGGACTCGGGTGCCCCCATTTCCGTGCCTGTCGGCGACGTCGTCAAGGGACACATCTTCAACGTCCTCGGCCAGCCGCTGGACGTGCCTGAGTCGGAACTCGAAATCACCGAGCGCTGGCCCATCCACCGCAAGGCCCCGGCCTTCGCGACGCTCGAGGGTTCCACCGAGATGATGGAAACCGGCATTAAGGTCATTGACCTTCTCACCCCGTACATCAAGGGTGGCAAAATCGGTCTGTTCGGTGGTGCCGGCGTTGGCAAGACGGTACTGATCCAGGAAATGATCACCCGTGTTGCCCGCAACTTCGGCGGCACCTCGGTCTTCGCCGGTGTCGGCGAGCGTACCCGTGAAGGTAACGACCTCTGGGTTGAAATGGAAGAGGCGGGCGTCCTTAAGGACACCGCCCTTGTCTTCGGCCAAATGGATGAGCCGCCGGGAACGCGCCTGCGCGTTGCACTGTCCGCGCTGACCATGGCGGAGTACTTCCGCGATGTGCAGAACCAGGACGTGCTGCTCTTCATCGATAACATCTTCCGCTTCACCCAGGCAGGTTCCGAGGTTTCCACCCTCCTCGGCCGGATGCCTTCGGCCGTGGGCTACCAGCCCAACCTGGCTGACGAGATGGGTCTCCTGCAGGAGCGCATCACGTCCACCAAGGGCCACTCGATCACCTCGATGCAGGCCATCTACGTACCCGCAGATGACTACACCGACCCGGCTCCGGCCACGACCTTCGCACACCTCGACGCGACCACGGAACTGTCCCGTGAAATCGCTTCCCGTGGTCTGTACCCGGCCGTTGACCCGCTGACGTCGACGTCCCGCATCCTGGATCCGCAGTACATCGGCAACGACCACTACAACACGGCCGTCCGCGTCAAGCAGATCCTGCAGAAGAACAAGGAACTTCAGGACATCATCGCCATCCTCGGTGTTGACGAACTCTCTGAAGAAGACAAGATTGTTGTCTCGCGTGCCCGCCGCATCCAGCAGTTCCTCTCGCAGAACACCTACACCGCCAAGCAGTTCACCGGCGTCGAGGGCTCCACCGTGTCCATCAAGGACACCGTTGAAGGCTTCACCGCAATCTGCGACGGCGAGCTGGACCACATCGCAGAGCAGGCGTTCTTCAACGTCGGCGGCCTGGATGACGTCGAGCGCCAGTGGGCCAAGATCCAGGAACAGACCAAGTAA
- a CDS encoding F0F1 ATP synthase subunit gamma has protein sequence MGAQIRVYRQKISSTTSMRKIFKAMELIATSRIGKARARVAASLPYANAITRAVSAVASQSEIDHPLTTEPEQIRRAAVLVITSDRGLAGSYSASVLKQAEGLHELLVEEGKEVKMYLVGRKAQAYFDFRNRPYGRVWTGGTDAPEFATAQEIGEALLADFATDYAEGGVDEIHVVYTRFKSMVTQEPTVVRLLPLEVVEEQAASESDLLPLYEFEPETEQVLDALLPRYIESRIFAAMLQAAASELAARQRAMKSAGDNATDLIKKFTRLRNTARQAEITQELSEIVAGADALNAS, from the coding sequence ATGGGAGCCCAGATTCGGGTCTACCGCCAGAAGATCAGCTCGACGACGTCGATGCGCAAGATCTTCAAGGCGATGGAACTGATCGCTACCTCGCGCATCGGCAAGGCCCGAGCACGCGTAGCAGCTTCACTGCCTTACGCAAACGCCATCACGCGTGCCGTTTCTGCTGTCGCAAGCCAGAGCGAAATCGACCACCCGCTGACCACCGAGCCGGAGCAGATCCGCCGGGCCGCCGTCCTGGTAATCACCTCGGACCGTGGCCTTGCAGGGTCGTACTCCGCGAGTGTGCTCAAGCAGGCGGAAGGCCTCCACGAGCTGCTCGTCGAGGAGGGCAAGGAAGTCAAGATGTACCTGGTCGGCCGCAAGGCGCAGGCGTACTTCGACTTCCGGAACCGTCCTTACGGGCGTGTCTGGACCGGCGGTACGGACGCACCGGAGTTTGCCACGGCACAGGAAATCGGCGAAGCATTGCTGGCCGACTTTGCGACGGACTACGCAGAGGGAGGCGTCGACGAAATCCACGTCGTCTACACCCGCTTCAAGTCCATGGTGACCCAGGAGCCGACGGTTGTCCGTCTTCTCCCGCTGGAGGTTGTCGAAGAGCAGGCGGCGTCCGAATCGGATCTGCTGCCGCTCTACGAATTCGAACCGGAAACGGAACAGGTTCTCGACGCTCTGCTGCCGCGCTACATCGAATCACGTATCTTCGCCGCGATGCTGCAGGCAGCAGCTTCAGAGCTTGCTGCCCGCCAGCGGGCAATGAAGTCCGCCGGCGACAATGCCACGGATCTCATCAAGAAGTTTACGCGTCTGCGCAACACCGCCCGCCAGGCTGAAATTACGCAGGAGCTTTCCGAAATCGTGGCCGGTGCCGACGCGTTGAACGCGTCCTAG
- the atpA gene encoding F0F1 ATP synthase subunit alpha has translation MAELTINADDVRNALNEFAASYEPGNAERVEVGRVTTAGDGIARVEGLPSVMANELLRFEDGTLGLAQNLDVREIGVIVLGDFTGIEEGQEVHRTGQVLSVPVGDAFLGRVVDPLGEPIDDLGEIKAETTRALELQAPGVTQRKSVHEPMQTGLKAIDAMIPIGRGQRQLIIGDRQTGKSAIAIDTIINQKANWASGDVNKQVRCIYVAIGQKASTIAAVRQTLEDNGALEYTTIVASPASDPAGFKYLAPYAGSAIGQHWMYGGKHVLIVFDDLSKQAEAYRAVSLLLRRPPGREAYPGDVFYLHSRLLERCAKLSDELGAGSMTGLPLIETKANDVSAYIPTNVISITDGQIFLQSDLFNANQRPAVDVGVSVSRVGGAAQVKSMKKVSGTLKLELAQYRDMQAFAMFASDLDAASRQQLTRGARLMELLKQGQYSPFPVENQVVSIWAGTNGHLDDVPVEDISRFETEFLDHLKHKSSILTTLAQTNVMSDDTAEALKTAIVDFKKGFFGEGDSLLVGAGHEEHAAIDEAQVDQEKIVKQKR, from the coding sequence ATGGCCGAATTGACCATCAACGCCGACGACGTCCGTAATGCGTTGAACGAGTTCGCGGCGTCCTACGAACCCGGAAACGCTGAGCGCGTAGAGGTCGGCCGTGTAACAACCGCAGGTGACGGCATCGCCCGTGTTGAGGGCCTTCCCTCGGTCATGGCGAATGAGCTGCTTCGCTTCGAAGACGGCACGCTGGGCCTGGCCCAGAACCTCGACGTTCGCGAGATTGGCGTTATCGTCCTCGGCGACTTCACCGGAATCGAAGAAGGCCAGGAAGTTCACCGCACCGGACAGGTTCTGTCCGTACCGGTGGGCGACGCCTTCCTCGGCCGGGTTGTTGACCCGTTGGGCGAGCCCATCGATGACCTTGGCGAGATCAAGGCCGAAACCACCCGTGCGCTTGAACTTCAGGCGCCTGGCGTGACCCAGCGCAAATCGGTCCACGAGCCGATGCAGACCGGCCTCAAGGCGATCGACGCCATGATCCCGATCGGCCGCGGCCAGCGTCAGCTGATCATCGGTGACCGCCAGACCGGCAAGTCCGCCATTGCCATCGACACGATCATCAACCAGAAGGCTAACTGGGCTTCCGGGGATGTCAACAAGCAGGTGCGCTGCATCTATGTAGCCATCGGCCAGAAGGCATCGACGATCGCGGCCGTCCGCCAGACCCTCGAGGACAACGGTGCGCTGGAGTACACGACGATCGTGGCTTCCCCCGCATCCGACCCCGCAGGCTTCAAGTACCTGGCTCCGTACGCCGGTTCGGCCATCGGCCAGCACTGGATGTACGGCGGCAAGCACGTCCTTATCGTGTTTGATGACCTCTCCAAGCAGGCCGAGGCTTACCGTGCTGTATCCCTGCTGCTCCGCCGCCCGCCGGGACGCGAAGCCTACCCGGGCGACGTCTTCTACTTGCACTCCCGGTTGCTGGAGCGTTGTGCCAAGCTCTCCGACGAGCTCGGTGCAGGGTCGATGACCGGCCTGCCGCTCATCGAAACCAAGGCAAACGACGTCTCCGCCTACATCCCGACCAACGTGATCTCCATTACCGATGGCCAGATCTTCCTGCAGTCGGACCTCTTCAACGCCAACCAGCGTCCGGCCGTCGACGTGGGTGTCTCCGTTTCCCGCGTTGGTGGCGCCGCCCAGGTCAAGTCCATGAAGAAGGTCTCCGGTACCTTGAAGCTGGAACTGGCCCAGTACCGCGATATGCAGGCTTTCGCAATGTTCGCGTCGGACCTCGACGCCGCATCGCGCCAGCAGCTGACCCGCGGTGCACGCCTGATGGAACTGCTCAAGCAGGGCCAGTACTCACCCTTCCCGGTCGAGAACCAGGTCGTGTCCATTTGGGCCGGTACCAACGGGCACCTCGACGACGTTCCGGTTGAGGACATCAGCCGCTTCGAAACCGAGTTCCTGGACCACCTCAAGCACAAGTCCTCCATCCTGACGACGCTGGCCCAGACCAACGTGATGAGCGATGACACCGCAGAAGCACTGAAGACCGCGATCGTGGACTTCAAAAAGGGCTTCTTCGGCGAGGGAGACAGCCTCCTTGTTGGTGCAGGGCACGAAGAGCATGCAGCCATCGACGAGGCACAGGTCGACCAGGAAAAAATCGTCAAGCAGAAGCGCTAG
- a CDS encoding F0F1 ATP synthase subunit delta, whose amino-acid sequence MAGVSSGSLTAALADLEVKLPFASLQLAKELFGILGTVDSSAGLRRALTDPSRSGADKSALVKQLFGGNVSAEAVDIASGLAGSRWASARDIGDALETLAASVVIAVAENKSAAAASGISGLEALENDLFSFNQAVDSNHEVQRAVSEPQASAAAKVALAEKLVPSASEEAKVLIGQAVSQPRGLKATKLVRRFAELAAKRQQRWIATVSVTRPLAETQTSRLQEGLNALYGRELKINMNVDPALIGGIRIQVGDEVVDASVLARLGQLHRQLA is encoded by the coding sequence ATGGCAGGTGTATCGAGCGGATCGCTGACCGCGGCCCTGGCGGATTTGGAAGTCAAACTTCCTTTCGCCTCGCTGCAGCTGGCTAAAGAACTCTTCGGAATTCTGGGCACGGTAGACAGCTCGGCTGGCTTGCGACGCGCCCTGACTGACCCGTCCCGCAGCGGCGCGGACAAGTCGGCGCTGGTCAAGCAGCTCTTTGGCGGGAACGTCTCCGCGGAAGCTGTGGACATCGCGAGCGGACTGGCCGGCTCACGCTGGGCATCAGCCCGGGATATCGGCGATGCTCTCGAGACTCTTGCCGCTTCGGTGGTCATTGCCGTTGCTGAGAACAAGTCGGCTGCCGCTGCCTCAGGCATCAGCGGGCTGGAAGCGCTGGAGAACGACCTGTTCTCTTTCAACCAGGCCGTCGATTCCAATCACGAGGTCCAGCGTGCTGTGTCCGAACCGCAGGCCAGCGCGGCTGCCAAGGTGGCCCTAGCTGAAAAGCTTGTACCCAGTGCAAGCGAGGAAGCGAAAGTCCTGATTGGACAAGCAGTTTCGCAGCCCCGCGGCCTCAAGGCGACCAAGCTTGTTCGTCGTTTCGCGGAGCTTGCAGCAAAGCGCCAGCAGCGCTGGATTGCAACAGTCAGCGTCACCCGTCCGCTGGCGGAGACACAGACCAGCCGTCTGCAGGAGGGCCTGAACGCCCTGTACGGACGCGAGCTCAAGATCAACATGAACGTTGACCCGGCACTGATCGGTGGCATCCGGATCCAGGTAGGGGATGAAGTGGTAGACGCTTCTGTCCTCGCCCGCCTGGGCCAGCTCCACCGCCAGCTTGCTTAG
- a CDS encoding F0F1 ATP synthase subunit B: MNQLIISAAVEGQSPLLPNVWEMGVVLAGFAVLMFIVVKYVVPMFEKTFAERAEAIEGGIAKAEKAQAEASAALEEYKQQLTDARAEANRIREEARAEGAQILADLKEKAAAESARITAQAHAAIQSERQAAVVSLRSEVGTLATTLAGRIVGESLEDDARSARVVDRFLADLENQNAGAAK; encoded by the coding sequence ATGAATCAGCTGATCATCTCAGCCGCCGTTGAAGGCCAGTCGCCTTTGCTTCCCAATGTTTGGGAAATGGGCGTCGTCTTGGCCGGCTTTGCTGTCCTCATGTTCATTGTGGTCAAGTATGTTGTCCCGATGTTCGAGAAGACCTTCGCGGAGCGTGCCGAGGCCATCGAAGGTGGCATTGCCAAGGCTGAAAAGGCCCAGGCAGAGGCTTCTGCCGCGCTCGAAGAGTACAAGCAGCAGCTTACGGACGCCCGTGCCGAGGCCAACCGCATCCGCGAGGAAGCCCGTGCCGAAGGCGCCCAGATTCTTGCGGACCTGAAGGAGAAGGCGGCTGCCGAGTCTGCTCGTATCACGGCGCAGGCACACGCAGCCATCCAGTCCGAGCGTCAGGCGGCCGTTGTGTCGCTCCGCTCGGAGGTCGGCACGCTTGCCACGACGCTGGCTGGCCGCATCGTCGGCGAGTCCCTCGAGGACGACGCGCGTTCGGCCCGTGTGGTTGACCGTTTCCTGGCAGATCTGGAGAACCAGAACGCAGGTGCAGCTAAGTAA
- the atpE gene encoding ATP synthase F0 subunit C: MNGSLNLVGYGLSAIGGGIGVGLVFAAYINGVARQPEAQRVLQPIAFLGLALTEALAILGLVFAFVL, encoded by the coding sequence ATGAACGGCTCTCTCAACCTCGTAGGTTACGGTCTGTCCGCAATCGGCGGTGGTATCGGTGTTGGTCTCGTGTTCGCCGCGTACATCAACGGTGTTGCACGCCAGCCGGAGGCACAGCGTGTGCTCCAGCCGATCGCCTTCCTCGGCCTCGCGCTGACCGAAGCCCTCGCCATCCTCGGCCTGGTCTTCGCGTTCGTTCTCTAG
- the atpB gene encoding F0F1 ATP synthase subunit A → MIALALPAQDSGPFSPPGIEEMHLPAILPWGAADGFSKQMLLVILSVVIIATFFLLAARKGQLVPGKLQFAGEAAYGFVRNGIAKDIIGGKDFMKYVPLLFSLFFFILVNNIYGAIPVIQLPTFSHVGGAYVMAAIVYITWIVIGVRKNGLRYFKLATVPSGVPGYILPIVIPIEIISNFLVRPVTHSLRLFATMLAGHLIVMIAGSGIEYLVMNENLLLKGTSVLVLAGAIAMYMLEALIMVLQAYVFTLLTAIYIEGALHADSH, encoded by the coding sequence TTGATCGCGCTTGCGCTCCCGGCCCAAGATTCAGGACCTTTTTCGCCTCCTGGAATTGAAGAAATGCACCTGCCGGCAATCCTGCCGTGGGGGGCGGCCGACGGATTCTCCAAGCAGATGCTGCTGGTAATCCTTTCGGTCGTTATTATCGCCACATTCTTTCTGCTAGCTGCCCGCAAGGGCCAGCTTGTCCCCGGCAAACTGCAGTTTGCGGGTGAAGCCGCTTACGGCTTCGTCCGCAATGGCATTGCCAAGGACATCATCGGCGGCAAAGATTTTATGAAGTACGTCCCGCTGTTGTTCAGCCTCTTCTTCTTTATCCTGGTGAACAACATCTACGGTGCCATTCCGGTCATCCAGCTCCCGACGTTCTCGCACGTCGGCGGCGCATATGTGATGGCCGCGATTGTGTACATTACCTGGATCGTCATCGGCGTCAGGAAAAACGGACTGCGCTACTTCAAGCTGGCCACCGTTCCCTCCGGAGTCCCGGGCTATATTCTTCCGATCGTTATCCCGATCGAGATCATCTCCAACTTCCTGGTCCGCCCGGTGACGCACAGCCTGCGTTTGTTTGCGACGATGCTGGCGGGGCACCTGATCGTGATGATTGCCGGTTCCGGCATCGAGTACCTCGTGATGAATGAAAACCTCCTGCTGAAGGGCACCTCGGTGCTCGTTCTCGCCGGCGCCATTGCGATGTACATGCTCGAAGCGCTGATTATGGTTCTGCAGGCTTACGTGTTTACGCTGCTGACCGCCATCTACATTGAAGGCGCGCTGCACGCGGACAGCCACTAG